From the genome of Hymenobacter sp. PAMC 26628, one region includes:
- a CDS encoding glycoside hydrolase family 30 protein, protein MPFSFPFVSKVLLGALGLAAPAPRPAPGGPKAELWLTTPDRTALFQRQAGALAFGAAGAGAPAGAPVIEVDAAQQFQGIDGFGYCLTGGSAQLLRAMSAPARAKLLQELFGTAGNAIGVSYLRLSIGASDLDAQVFSYDDLPAGETDPTLAKFSLAPDEKDLIPVLKEILAISPNIKLLGSPWSPPTWMKTNGNSKGGSLKPDFYDAYARYFVKYLQGMKAHGIRIDAVTVQNEPLHPGNNPSLLMEAADQAVFIGKSLGPAFKAAKLETKIICYDHNADRPDYPLTVLDDVMARPYVDGSAFHLYRGEIGALAQVHAKYPTKNLYFTEEWVGAPGNLPKDLAWHTKQLTIGATRNWCRTVLEWNLAADPQQNPHTPGGCTECLGAITLAPGDAVTRNPAYYITAHASKFVRPGSVRIASTLPAGLPNVAFKTPAGRTVLVVLNEGKSPQAFAVRSQGRVLAATLAAGAVGTYVW, encoded by the coding sequence ATGCCCTTCTCGTTCCCGTTCGTTTCTAAAGTATTGCTGGGGGCCCTGGGGCTGGCGGCGCCGGCCCCGCGCCCCGCGCCCGGGGGCCCCAAGGCCGAGCTGTGGCTGACCACGCCCGACCGCACGGCGCTGTTTCAGCGGCAGGCGGGGGCCCTGGCCTTTGGGGCGGCGGGGGCGGGGGCCCCGGCCGGGGCCCCGGTGATTGAAGTGGACGCGGCCCAGCAGTTCCAGGGCATCGACGGCTTCGGGTACTGCCTGACGGGCGGCAGCGCCCAGCTGCTGCGCGCCATGAGCGCCCCGGCCCGCGCCAAGCTGCTGCAAGAGCTGTTCGGCACGGCGGGCAACGCCATCGGCGTGAGCTACCTGCGCCTGAGCATCGGCGCCTCGGATTTGGACGCGCAGGTGTTCAGCTACGACGACCTGCCGGCCGGCGAAACCGACCCCACGCTGGCCAAGTTCAGCCTCGCGCCGGATGAAAAGGACCTGATTCCGGTGCTGAAGGAAATCCTGGCCATTAGCCCGAACATTAAGCTACTGGGCTCGCCCTGGAGCCCGCCGACCTGGATGAAAACCAACGGCAACTCGAAGGGCGGCAGCCTCAAGCCCGATTTTTACGACGCCTACGCCCGGTACTTCGTCAAGTACCTCCAGGGCATGAAAGCGCACGGCATCCGGATAGACGCGGTGACGGTGCAGAACGAGCCGCTGCACCCCGGCAACAACCCCAGCCTGCTGATGGAAGCCGCCGACCAGGCCGTGTTCATCGGCAAAAGCCTGGGCCCGGCTTTCAAAGCCGCCAAGCTGGAAACCAAAATCATCTGCTACGACCACAACGCCGACCGTCCCGACTACCCGCTGACGGTGCTCGACGACGTCATGGCCCGGCCTTATGTGGACGGCTCGGCCTTCCACCTCTACCGGGGCGAGATTGGGGCCCTGGCGCAGGTGCACGCCAAGTACCCCACCAAAAACCTGTACTTCACCGAGGAGTGGGTGGGGGCCCCCGGCAACCTGCCCAAAGACCTGGCCTGGCACACCAAGCAGCTCACCATCGGGGCCACGCGTAACTGGTGCCGCACCGTGCTGGAGTGGAACCTGGCCGCCGACCCGCAGCAAAACCCGCACACGCCCGGCGGCTGCACCGAGTGCCTGGGCGCCATTACCCTGGCCCCCGGCGATGCCGTGACCCGCAACCCGGCCTACTACATCACGGCCCACGCCAGCAAGTTCGTGCGCCCCGGCTCGGTGCGCATCGCCTCCACGCTGCCCGCGGGCCTGCCCAACGTGGCCTTCAAAACCCCCGCCGGCCGCACCGTGCTGGTGGTGCTGAACGAAGGCAAGAGCCCCCAGGCCTTCGCCGTGCGCAGCCAGGGGCGCGTGCTGGCCGCTACCCTGGCGGCCGGCGCAGTGGGCACCTACGTGTGGTAG
- a CDS encoding carboxylesterase/lipase family protein, with product MLRWLKPFALAVCWPLFAPPTAHAQPAAPGPGPVCQTRAGRLRGTRAADGLVVFKGVAYAAAPVGAGRFLPPRPLAPWAEVRPATAFGPRAPQGSTTGPQGEDNCLTLNVWTPSVRARRAKPVVVWVHGGAFTGGAGSDFDGGNFARHDSIVAVSINYRLGSLGFLQLSQWLGPAYRQSGNAGVLDAVAALRWVHDNIAAFGGDPGRVTVMGESAGAKLVGAVLATPAARGLFQQVILESGGVQAVRDTATAAAVAQRLLGALGLRPDQASQLLTLPTADLIRAQEKIAAGPAGLQLFGPVLDGVTIPEAPLAYLARPDHAPLRALVGTNRDEAALFMGFWPALQQPNAEVLTTLFGTNGGQVWQAYERRAAAPPTGPAWLRNNTDYLYRLASYRLAGTLADAGQPTWLYRFDYQTPGGPGPVHAQELGYAWNALGPVARQSAPARALAAQMHQRWVAFIATGTPGAAWPAYRPAQRQAMVFDSVSRARPLPAPYEDAAFPTQAFRL from the coding sequence ATGCTTCGGTGGCTAAAACCTTTCGCCCTGGCCGTCTGCTGGCCGCTGTTCGCCCCGCCCACGGCCCATGCCCAGCCCGCCGCGCCGGGCCCCGGGCCCGTGTGCCAAACCCGGGCCGGCCGCCTGCGAGGCACCCGCGCGGCCGATGGCCTGGTGGTGTTCAAGGGCGTGGCCTACGCGGCGGCGCCAGTGGGCGCGGGGCGGTTTTTGCCGCCTCGGCCGCTGGCGCCGTGGGCCGAGGTGCGGCCCGCCACGGCCTTTGGGCCCCGGGCGCCGCAGGGCAGCACCACGGGGCCCCAGGGTGAAGACAATTGCTTGACCCTGAACGTGTGGACGCCATCGGTACGGGCGCGGCGGGCCAAACCGGTGGTGGTGTGGGTGCACGGCGGGGCCTTTACGGGCGGCGCGGGCAGCGACTTCGACGGCGGCAACTTTGCCCGCCACGACAGCATCGTGGCGGTCAGCATCAACTACCGGCTCGGCAGCCTGGGCTTCTTACAGCTGAGCCAGTGGCTGGGGCCCGCCTATCGGCAGTCGGGCAACGCCGGCGTGCTCGACGCGGTGGCGGCCCTGCGCTGGGTGCACGACAACATTGCGGCCTTTGGCGGCGACCCGGGCCGCGTCACGGTGATGGGCGAGTCGGCAGGAGCCAAGCTGGTGGGCGCCGTGCTGGCCACGCCCGCCGCCCGGGGCCTGTTTCAGCAAGTGATTTTGGAGAGCGGCGGGGTGCAGGCCGTGCGCGACACCGCCACGGCCGCCGCCGTGGCCCAGCGCCTGCTAGGAGCCCTAGGCCTGCGCCCCGACCAAGCCAGCCAGCTCCTGACGCTGCCCACGGCCGACCTCATCCGGGCCCAAGAGAAAATTGCGGCCGGTCCCGCGGGCCTGCAGCTGTTTGGCCCCGTGCTCGATGGCGTGACCATTCCCGAAGCGCCCCTGGCCTACCTGGCCCGGCCCGACCACGCGCCGCTCAGGGCCCTGGTGGGCACCAACCGCGACGAGGCGGCCTTGTTTATGGGCTTTTGGCCGGCGCTGCAACAGCCCAATGCCGAGGTGCTGACGACGCTGTTCGGCACCAACGGCGGCCAAGTGTGGCAGGCCTACGAGCGCCGCGCTGCCGCCCCGCCCACCGGCCCAGCCTGGCTGCGCAACAACACCGACTACCTCTACCGCTTGGCCTCGTACCGGCTGGCGGGCACGCTGGCCGACGCCGGCCAGCCCACCTGGCTATACCGCTTCGACTACCAAACGCCTGGGGGCCCCGGCCCGGTGCACGCCCAGGAACTGGGCTACGCCTGGAACGCGCTGGGCCCCGTGGCTCGCCAAAGCGCCCCGGCCCGCGCCCTGGCCGCCCAAATGCACCAGCGCTGGGTGGCCTTCATCGCCACCGGCACGCCGGGGGCGGCGTGGCCTGCCTACCGCCCGGCCCAGCGCCAGGCCATGGTGTTCGACTCGGTGAGCCGCGCCCGGCCGCTGCCCGCGCCCTACGAGGACGCGGCCTTTCCCACCCAGGCCTTCCGGCTCTGA
- a CDS encoding alpha/beta hydrolase-fold protein yields MAFVDQHFRTLARPASRGLAGHSMGGNSTLRLAMQCPGA; encoded by the coding sequence GTGGCCTTCGTTGACCAACACTTCCGCACCCTGGCCCGGCCCGCGAGCCGGGGCCTGGCCGGGCACTCCATGGGCGGCAACAGCACGCTGCGGCTGGCCATGCAGTGCCCCGGCGCCTAA
- a CDS encoding glycoside hydrolase family 3 protein, which yields MHGETFTAGATLFPQEIAQAATRNRELVRRGGEITAYETRASAIPWVFSPVLDLGPDPRSPRQWETFGEDPYLGAEMGVQTVKGYEGAHNDIGHPEHVAASIKHFLGYQVTQAGKDRTNAYLSTEALYEYHLAAFKAAIAAGAHTIMLNSGLVNGVPMHANYELVTKLLKEKLGFRGLVVTDWQDIENLQTRDHLAATPKEAIMLAINAGIDMSMPPYQYEQFCDGLTELVHEGKVAQRRIDDATRRILRVKMESGLFERPMTNPKDYPEFGSPAFE from the coding sequence ATTCACGGCGAGACGTTCACGGCCGGGGCCACGCTTTTTCCGCAGGAGATTGCCCAGGCCGCCACCCGCAACCGCGAGCTGGTGCGCCGGGGGGGCGAAATTACGGCCTACGAAACCCGCGCCAGCGCCATTCCGTGGGTGTTTTCGCCGGTGCTCGACTTGGGCCCCGACCCGCGCTCGCCCCGCCAGTGGGAGACGTTTGGCGAAGACCCCTACCTCGGGGCCGAGATGGGCGTGCAAACCGTGAAAGGCTATGAAGGCGCCCACAACGACATCGGCCATCCCGAGCACGTAGCGGCCTCCATCAAGCACTTCCTGGGCTACCAGGTGACGCAGGCGGGCAAGGACCGCACCAACGCCTACCTCTCCACGGAGGCGCTGTACGAGTACCACCTGGCGGCTTTTAAAGCGGCCATCGCGGCCGGCGCCCATACGATTATGCTAAACTCGGGGTTGGTGAACGGGGTGCCCATGCACGCCAACTACGAGTTGGTAACCAAGCTATTGAAGGAAAAGCTGGGCTTCCGGGGCCTGGTCGTGACCGACTGGCAGGATATCGAAAACCTGCAAACCCGCGACCACCTCGCCGCCACGCCCAAGGAGGCCATTATGCTGGCCATCAACGCGGGCATTGACATGTCGATGCCGCCCTACCAGTACGAGCAGTTCTGCGATGGCCTCACCGAGCTGGTGCACGAAGGCAAGGTGGCCCAGCGCCGCATCGACGATGCCACGCGGCGCATTTTGCGGGTGAAAATGGAATCGGGCTTGTTTGAGCGGCCCATGACCAACCCCAAGGACTACCCCGAGTTCGGCAGCCCGGCCTTCGAGTAG
- a CDS encoding fibronectin type III-like domain-contianing protein — protein MRRLRRFDKVSLRPGETKTVTFTLPVSELAYAGPTGEPVLETGDFDLKIGDQKQRITVQ, from the coding sequence GTGCGCCGCCTGCGCCGGTTCGACAAGGTTTCGCTGCGGCCCGGCGAAACCAAAACCGTCACCTTCACCCTGCCTGTATCGGAGCTGGCCTACGCGGGCCCCACCGGCGAGCCCGTGCTCGAAACCGGTGACTTTGACCTGAAAATTGGCGACCAAAAGCAGCGCATCACCGTGCAATAG
- a CDS encoding NRAMP family divalent metal transporter, whose protein sequence is MGAGKRWFGGASLGAAFLMANSSIGPGFLTQTTVFTQQLLTSFGFVILVSVVLDVGAQLNTWRILTVSELRAQDLANRLLPGLGYFLAAMVILGGFAFNIGNIAGCGLGLNVLTGMSFAHGALVSCAVALTLFWVQEIGKMLDGFTKILGTVKILLTLGIAFSAHPPLLQALHHTVLPAHISAAAIVTIVGGTVGGYITFSGAHRLLDAGIKGPGQQAEVTRSAVSGIVISTVMRFVLFLAIVGVLSHGAVLDKDNPAAGVFRSAAGEVGFRIFGVILWSAAISSVVGAAYTSVSFFKTFHPVFARYERACISVFIILSTGIFVLVGKPAQLLVFAGAVNGLILPIALGIVLVAATSRRLMGAYRHPRWMLAAGWAVVLIMGALSVPVLMEQVGALLR, encoded by the coding sequence ATGGGGGCAGGCAAGCGGTGGTTCGGCGGGGCCAGCCTGGGGGCGGCGTTTCTAATGGCCAACTCGTCCATCGGGCCGGGGTTTCTCACGCAGACGACGGTGTTCACCCAGCAGCTGCTCACCAGCTTCGGGTTCGTGATTCTGGTATCGGTGGTGCTGGACGTAGGCGCCCAGCTCAACACCTGGCGTATTCTCACCGTCAGCGAGTTGCGGGCCCAGGACCTGGCCAACCGGCTGCTGCCGGGGCTGGGCTACTTCCTGGCGGCGATGGTGATTCTGGGCGGCTTTGCCTTCAACATCGGCAACATTGCCGGCTGCGGGCTGGGCCTGAACGTGCTCACGGGCATGAGCTTCGCGCACGGGGCCCTGGTGAGCTGCGCGGTGGCCCTGACCTTGTTTTGGGTGCAGGAAATCGGCAAAATGCTCGACGGCTTCACCAAAATCCTCGGCACGGTGAAGATTCTGCTCACGCTCGGCATTGCCTTCAGCGCGCACCCGCCGCTGCTGCAGGCGCTGCACCACACGGTGCTGCCGGCCCACATCAGCGCGGCGGCCATCGTCACCATCGTGGGTGGCACGGTGGGCGGCTACATCACGTTTTCGGGGGCCCACCGGCTGCTCGACGCGGGCATAAAGGGGCCCGGGCAGCAAGCCGAAGTGACGCGCAGCGCCGTCAGCGGCATCGTCATTTCCACCGTCATGCGGTTCGTGCTGTTCCTGGCCATCGTGGGCGTGCTCAGCCACGGGGCCGTGCTGGACAAGGACAACCCCGCGGCGGGCGTGTTCCGCTCGGCGGCGGGCGAGGTGGGCTTCCGCATTTTCGGGGTCATTTTGTGGAGCGCGGCCATCTCGTCGGTGGTGGGCGCGGCCTACACGTCGGTATCGTTTTTCAAGACGTTCCACCCCGTCTTTGCCCGCTACGAGCGGGCCTGCATCTCCGTGTTTATCATTCTGTCGACGGGCATTTTCGTGCTCGTTGGCAAGCCGGCGCAACTGCTGGTGTTCGCGGGGGCCGTAAACGGGCTGATTCTGCCCATAGCGCTGGGCATCGTGCTGGTGGCCGCCACCAGCCGCCGCCTCATGGGCGCCTACCGCCACCCGCGTTGGATGCTGGCCGCTGGCTGGGCGGTGGTGCTCATCATGGGGGCCCTGAGCGTGCCCGTGCTAATGGAGCAGGTGGGGGCCCTGCTGCGGTAG
- a CDS encoding LamB/YcsF family protein, which yields MTYSVDLNCDMGESFGAWALGQDAAVLPFVTSANIACGFHAGDPGVMRQTVRAALSHHVALGVHPGLPDLVGFGRRNMDISPEEAFDMVVYQLGALGAVARAEGGRLHHLKPHGALYNMAATNAALAQAIAEAVHRVQPELVLYGLAGSELTKAGERLGLKTAHEVFADRTYQANGTLTPRRQPDALVTDANAALAQVLRMVREGQVRSQQGPDVAIRADTVCLHGDGPHALEFAQRLHGALREAGVRLAADFSGAH from the coding sequence ATGACTTACTCCGTTGACCTGAACTGCGACATGGGCGAGAGCTTCGGGGCCTGGGCCCTGGGGCAGGACGCGGCCGTGCTGCCCTTCGTGACGTCGGCCAACATTGCCTGCGGCTTCCACGCCGGCGACCCGGGCGTGATGCGGCAAACCGTGCGGGCGGCCCTGAGCCACCACGTGGCCTTGGGCGTGCACCCGGGGCTGCCCGATTTGGTGGGCTTTGGGCGGCGTAATATGGATATTTCGCCCGAAGAGGCCTTTGATATGGTGGTCTACCAACTGGGGGCCCTGGGGGCCGTGGCGCGGGCCGAGGGTGGGCGGCTGCACCACCTCAAGCCCCACGGGGCCCTCTACAACATGGCCGCCACCAACGCCGCCCTGGCCCAGGCCATTGCCGAAGCCGTGCACCGGGTGCAGCCCGAGCTGGTACTCTACGGCCTGGCGGGCAGCGAATTAACCAAGGCCGGCGAGCGGCTGGGCCTGAAAACCGCCCACGAAGTATTCGCCGACCGCACCTACCAGGCCAACGGCACCCTGACGCCGCGCCGCCAGCCCGACGCCCTGGTAACCGACGCCAATGCCGCCCTGGCCCAGGTGCTGCGGATGGTGCGCGAGGGCCAGGTACGCAGCCAGCAGGGCCCCGACGTAGCCATCCGGGCCGATACGGTGTGCCTGCACGGCGACGGGCCCCACGCCCTGGAATTTGCCCAGCGGCTGCACGGGGCCCTGCGCGAGGCGGGGGTGCGCCTGGCGGCCGATTTCAGTGGCGCGCACTGA
- a CDS encoding biotin-dependent carboxyltransferase family protein: MSLSILHPGLLTTVQDLGRPGYQQAGVPVGGALDAVALRVANLLVGNPAGAAGLEITLQGPRLRFDAGTLLALIGADLSPTLDGQPIGMNRPVWAPAGAELAFGAPRAGCRAYLAVAGGVAVAPVLGSRATYLRAGLGGWHGRALRTGDALPMGEPSPIGQRLLAELPENQFAISQATWTPGPQLCPVPRPNPVIRAVRGPEYGQFAAASQRALWEEPFAITAAADRMGYRLQGPPLVRLTDAELLSSAVTYGTVQVPPGGQPIVLLADRQTTGGYPRLAQAITADFGALAQAAPGQALRFREVTLAEAQALYLAQERAILALQRGIWLRFA, from the coding sequence GCCGGCGTGCCCGTGGGCGGCGCCCTGGATGCCGTAGCCCTGCGCGTGGCCAACCTGCTGGTGGGAAACCCCGCAGGCGCAGCCGGCCTAGAAATCACCCTCCAGGGCCCCCGCCTCCGCTTTGACGCGGGCACCCTCCTGGCCCTCATCGGGGCCGACCTCTCCCCCACCCTCGACGGCCAGCCAATTGGGATGAACCGGCCCGTTTGGGCCCCCGCTGGCGCGGAGCTGGCCTTCGGCGCGCCACGGGCGGGCTGCCGGGCCTACTTGGCGGTGGCGGGCGGCGTGGCCGTGGCGCCAGTACTGGGCAGCCGCGCCACCTACCTGCGCGCCGGGCTGGGCGGCTGGCACGGCCGCGCCCTGCGCACCGGTGATGCGCTGCCCATGGGCGAGCCGTCGCCCATCGGCCAGCGGCTCTTGGCAGAATTACCTGAAAACCAATTTGCTATATCCCAGGCCACATGGACGCCGGGGCCCCAGCTGTGCCCCGTCCCGCGCCCCAACCCCGTCATCCGCGCCGTGCGGGGGCCCGAGTACGGGCAGTTTGCGGCGGCGAGCCAGCGGGCGCTTTGGGAGGAGCCGTTTGCCATCACGGCCGCGGCCGACCGCATGGGCTACCGGCTGCAAGGCCCGCCGCTGGTGCGGCTGACGGACGCGGAGCTGCTGTCGAGCGCCGTGACGTACGGCACGGTGCAGGTGCCGCCCGGCGGCCAGCCCATCGTGCTGCTCGCCGACCGCCAAACCACCGGCGGCTACCCGCGCCTGGCCCAGGCCATCACCGCCGATTTTGGGGCCCTGGCGCAGGCCGCCCCGGGCCAGGCGCTACGCTTCCGGGAGGTTACCTTGGCCGAGGCGCAGGCGCTGTACCTTGCGCAGGAGCGCGCCATCCTGGCCTTGCAGCGGGGTATTTGGCTTAGGTTTGCATAG